Part of the Candidatus Eisenbacteria bacterium genome, GGTCAAGGGCGAAGCGGCCCGCCTCGCGCAGAGGATCCGCGAACAGGCGGTCCGCGAGGCCGATCGGGAGGCGCGCCGGCACATCGTACTGGCCATCCAGCGCCTCGCCGCGGAGCAGTCGATGGAGTCGACGGTCACGGTCGTCGCCCTCCCCAACGACGAGATGAAGGGGCGAATCATCGGCCGCGAAGGGCGCAACATCCGCGCCTTCGAGATGGCCAGCGGGATCGATGTGATCATCGATGACACGCCGGAGGCCGTTCTCCTCTCGGGATTCGACCCGATGCGTCGGGAGATCGCGCGCATCGCCCTCGAACAGCTGATCGCGGACGGGAGGATCCACCCGGGACGCATCGAGGAGGTCGTGCAGAGGGTCGCCGAGGGGATTGACGGTGAGATCCAGGAGACGGGAGAGAAGGCGGCTGTCGAGAGCGGCGTGCACGGGCTCACGCCCGAAGTCGCCAGTCTCCTGGGGCGGCTTCGATTCCGCACGAGCTCCGGCCAGAACGTTCTGAAGCATTCGATGGAGGTCGCGCGGCTCTCGGGACTGATCGCGACCGAGATGGGGCTCGACGTGACGCTGGCCAAGCGCGCCGGCCTGCTCCATGACATCGGCAAGGCGATCGATCACGAACAGGAGGGCCCCCATGCCCTCGTGGGGATGGAGTTCCTGAAGCGGCACGGGGAGAGCCCGGCGGTCAGCGAAGCCGTCGGGGCGCACCATGGGGAGATTCCGAGCGAAGGCGTCTACGCGGTCCTGGTCGCGTCCGCGGACGCGATCTCGAGCGCGCGTCCCGGCGCGAGGCGGGAGAGCCTTGAAGCCTACATCCACCGCCTGCAGAATCTGGAGGAGCTGGCCGAGTCGTTCCCGG contains:
- the rny gene encoding ribonuclease Y, whose product is MQNPWPTWIGVGLLFIAGGFVCGLLLQRLAGARRLAAAREKAKAVLEEARREADLSRKAGALEAREQWLREKERFDTETRQQRSDIDELRRGQEEKETSLRREADGIKTLQARLTEEQRSLGAQKGRLEEREGEVKKILLEQTARLERISGLTSAEARKELWKNLEDEVKGEAARLAQRIREQAVREADREARRHIVLAIQRLAAEQSMESTVTVVALPNDEMKGRIIGREGRNIRAFEMASGIDVIIDDTPEAVLLSGFDPMRREIARIALEQLIADGRIHPGRIEEVVQRVAEGIDGEIQETGEKAAVESGVHGLTPEVASLLGRLRFRTSSGQNVLKHSMEVARLSGLIATEMGLDVTLAKRAGLLHDIGKAIDHEQEGPHALVGMEFLKRHGESPAVSEAVGAHHGEIPSEGVYAVLVASADAISSARPGARRESLEAYIHRLQNLEELAESFPGVERSFAIQAGREVRILVQHKAVGDEQATTLASEIARRIERELQYPGQIKVVVIREMRVIDYAR